The Campylobacter concisus genome has a window encoding:
- the tpx gene encoding thiol peroxidase, with product MATTKFKGSEVNLSGNELFVGSYAPEARVVAQDLSEFSVGGNNGIEVLVCLPSLDTGVCAAEARKFNEKVAGKHGVKLSIISNDLPFAMGRFCTTEGIANLRVGSDFRYGEFAQNYGMLMSDGALKGLLARAVFVIKDGVIIHKQIVPEVTQEPNYDVVFDAIKQSGGCGCGCGCH from the coding sequence ATGGCAACTACAAAATTTAAAGGTAGTGAGGTAAATTTAAGCGGAAATGAGCTATTTGTCGGCTCTTATGCGCCTGAAGCCAGAGTCGTAGCGCAAGATCTTAGCGAATTTAGTGTGGGCGGAAATAATGGCATAGAGGTGCTTGTCTGCTTACCATCACTTGATACTGGTGTTTGCGCGGCAGAAGCACGTAAATTTAACGAGAAAGTAGCTGGAAAACATGGCGTAAAACTTAGCATCATCTCAAACGACCTGCCATTTGCGATGGGGAGATTTTGCACGACTGAAGGCATAGCAAACCTGCGCGTGGGAAGCGACTTTAGATACGGCGAATTTGCCCAAAACTACGGTATGCTGATGAGTGATGGGGCGCTAAAAGGCTTGCTTGCAAGAGCGGTCTTTGTCATCAAAGATGGTGTCATCATCCACAAACAAATCGTCCCTGAAGTGACCCAGGAGCCAAACTACGACGTAGTTTTTGACGCGATAAAACAAAGCGGCGGATGTGGTTGTGGCTGCGGCTGCCATTAA
- a CDS encoding carbon-nitrogen hydrolase family protein: protein MSENLNLISLTLKAKNATDRLEELANLVEAAPENSILLASELCISGYDFDGFFAGANKAMLGGMIGSFDAMLLERLQEALSPDKFLGFTHLSSLNKSAGLAQISNLNPHQPKIYNEFLLLNSNNVFHSQFKAELFRPNLEHEIFAAGEVSDINAFIFKGLKLGVLICFELRDSRLWAKLRGCDIIMVPAMWGKAREEAYLSLCKALAIANNCYVMISSSLDLELAGVFLPDGTLEASAVFDANLITQIKKNLGLL from the coding sequence ATGAGCGAAAATTTAAACCTAATAAGCCTAACTTTAAAGGCAAAAAATGCTACCGATCGACTAGAAGAGCTTGCAAATTTAGTTGAGGCTGCACCTGAAAACTCTATCCTACTTGCAAGCGAGCTTTGCATAAGCGGCTATGACTTTGACGGCTTTTTTGCTGGGGCAAATAAAGCGATGCTTGGTGGCATGATAGGCAGCTTTGATGCGATGCTGCTTGAGCGCTTACAAGAGGCGCTTAGCCCAGATAAATTTCTTGGTTTTACGCACCTTAGTAGCCTAAACAAAAGCGCAGGGCTCGCTCAAATTTCAAATCTAAATCCGCACCAACCAAAAATTTATAACGAATTTTTACTTCTTAACTCAAACAACGTCTTTCATTCGCAGTTTAAGGCTGAGCTTTTTAGGCCAAATTTAGAGCACGAGATCTTTGCGGCTGGCGAGGTGAGCGATATAAATGCATTTATATTTAAAGGGCTAAAGCTTGGCGTGCTAATATGCTTTGAGCTGCGTGATAGCAGGCTTTGGGCAAAGCTAAGAGGATGTGACATCATCATGGTGCCAGCCATGTGGGGCAAGGCCAGAGAAGAAGCCTACCTTAGCCTTTGCAAGGCGCTTGCGATCGCAAATAACTGCTACGTCATGATCTCAAGCTCGCTTGATCTTGAGCTCGCTGGGGTCTTTTTGCCAGATGGCACGCTAGAAGCAAGCGCAGTTTTTGACGCAAATTTGATCACGCAGATAAAGAAAAATTTAGGGCTTTTATAA
- a CDS encoding TRAP transporter small permease has product MKNFINALDILIVSLNKTIAVLGLASGTLLAFANVVARYFFDKSWSWASELSNYLFIWSAFFAAAYGFNKGIHVSVTILVEKFPPALAKACLLFSHILTTVFLIFIAVYSVDYLKILHEIEQMIIDLGIPQWVPMLVLPIAFVTASYRSAEKAIKVALTPAAKVVSNEAHELAHGSVVKD; this is encoded by the coding sequence ATGAAAAATTTCATTAACGCTCTTGATATATTGATAGTCTCGCTCAATAAGACTATCGCCGTTTTAGGGCTAGCTAGTGGAACGCTACTAGCCTTTGCCAACGTCGTGGCCAGATACTTTTTCGACAAAAGCTGGTCATGGGCGAGCGAGCTATCAAACTACCTCTTCATTTGGTCGGCGTTTTTTGCCGCAGCGTATGGCTTTAACAAGGGCATCCACGTGAGCGTAACTATCTTGGTGGAGAAATTTCCACCAGCGCTTGCGAAAGCGTGCCTGCTCTTTTCGCACATCTTAACAACTGTCTTTTTGATATTTATCGCGGTTTATTCGGTGGATTATCTTAAAATTTTACACGAGATCGAGCAGATGATAATAGACCTTGGCATACCTCAATGGGTTCCTATGCTAGTGCTTCCAATAGCCTTTGTCACAGCTAGCTACCGCTCGGCTGAAAAAGCTATCAAAGTAGCTCTAACTCCTGCAGCAAAGGTCGTAAGCAACGAAGCGCACGAGCTAGCTCATGGTAGCGTAGTCAAAGACTAA
- a CDS encoding ribonucleotide-diphosphate reductase subunit beta, whose translation MNRKRIYNPSSNENLTDRRVFNGNPHGILNFTKAKYEWALKLWDLMEANTWFPKEVDTTDDVRDYAYNLTEAEKRMYDLVWSQLISMDSFQTNNLADNINPYITAPEINAVLSRQAYEEANHSKSYAVMVEAICDNTDLIYEMEKHDDVLREKNDYISSVYEELAGEVTDEKLLLAMVANQILEGIYFYSGFTAIYALARAGKMLGSAQMIRFIQRDEITHLLLFQNMINSVRKERPDLFTPETEAKIYDMFEKAGNLEIKWGKYITQNQIMGFTDDIIEQYIHYLIDQRLVAIGLKRKYNVAHPIKWVDDFAKFNDQKSNFFEAKVTNYSKGSISFDDF comes from the coding sequence ATGAACAGAAAACGCATCTACAACCCAAGTTCAAATGAAAATTTGACCGACAGAAGAGTCTTTAACGGCAACCCACACGGCATTTTAAATTTCACCAAGGCAAAATACGAGTGGGCGTTAAAGCTTTGGGACCTCATGGAGGCAAACACATGGTTTCCAAAAGAGGTCGATACAACAGACGACGTGCGCGACTACGCCTACAACCTCACAGAGGCTGAAAAACGCATGTACGACCTTGTCTGGAGTCAGCTCATCTCGATGGATAGCTTCCAGACAAACAACCTAGCCGACAACATCAACCCTTACATCACCGCGCCAGAGATCAACGCCGTGCTAAGCCGCCAAGCCTACGAAGAGGCAAACCACAGCAAGTCTTACGCTGTCATGGTCGAGGCTATCTGTGACAACACCGACCTCATCTACGAGATGGAGAAGCACGACGATGTCTTACGCGAGAAAAACGACTACATCTCAAGCGTTTATGAGGAGCTTGCAGGTGAAGTGACTGATGAGAAGCTACTTCTAGCGATGGTTGCGAACCAAATTTTAGAGGGCATCTACTTTTACAGCGGCTTTACAGCGATCTACGCTCTAGCTCGCGCTGGCAAGATGCTAGGCTCAGCACAGATGATCCGCTTCATCCAACGCGACGAGATCACGCACCTGCTTTTGTTTCAAAACATGATAAATTCAGTCCGCAAAGAGAGGCCTGATCTTTTCACACCTGAGACTGAGGCAAAAATTTATGATATGTTTGAAAAAGCTGGAAATTTAGAGATCAAATGGGGCAAATACATCACCCAAAACCAAATAATGGGCTTTACAGATGATATCATCGAGCAATACATCCACTATCTCATCGACCAACGTCTAGTTGCGATCGGCCTAAAACGCAAATACAATGTCGCTCATCCGATCAAATGGGTCGATGACTTTGCTAAATTTAACGACCAAAAGTCAAATTTCTTTGAGGCAAAGGTGACAAACTACAGCAAGGGAAGTATCAGCTTTGATGACTTTTAA
- a CDS encoding MalY/PatB family protein: MKYDFDTLVSREGTNSSKWRMKSDVLPMWVADMDFKAAPEILSVLQKRLDNGVFGYSFIPKEWNEAIKSWWQRRHNVSFENEWMCFCTGVIPAISTAIRRFSSPGDQILVQAPVYHVFFNCIKNNGREILSNDLVYKNGSYEIDFDDLEAKLAQPLTTMMLLCNPHNPIGKIWDKETLKKIGELCYKHDVLVISDEIHCDITDPGASYVPFISVSEECKNNSITCISPTKAFNIAGLQSSAVLTPNEHIRAKMNAAINYDEVGEANAFAIIAAIAAFNEGEAWLDELREYLFENKKVVANFIKEQGLPVKLLPSSATYLLWLDCSAFCEDSSEFMNFLRDKAGLWLNDGNAYRGDRFFLRMNIATQRERVLEGLKRLQNGINLYTSKR, encoded by the coding sequence ATGAAGTACGATTTTGACACATTAGTAAGCAGAGAAGGCACAAACTCATCAAAATGGCGTATGAAGAGCGATGTTTTGCCGATGTGGGTTGCAGATATGGACTTTAAGGCCGCACCTGAGATCTTAAGCGTCTTGCAAAAGCGCCTTGATAACGGCGTCTTTGGCTACTCTTTCATCCCAAAAGAGTGGAATGAGGCGATAAAGAGCTGGTGGCAAAGACGTCACAACGTGAGCTTCGAGAACGAGTGGATGTGCTTTTGCACTGGCGTCATACCGGCCATCTCAACTGCCATTAGGAGATTTAGCAGCCCAGGAGATCAAATTTTAGTGCAAGCGCCTGTCTATCACGTATTTTTTAACTGCATCAAAAACAACGGACGTGAAATTTTATCAAACGACCTCGTCTATAAAAATGGCTCTTACGAGATCGATTTTGACGACCTAGAGGCAAAGCTAGCTCAACCGCTAACTACAATGATGCTTCTATGTAATCCTCACAATCCAATAGGCAAAATTTGGGACAAAGAGACGCTTAAAAAGATAGGCGAGCTTTGCTATAAGCACGATGTCTTGGTTATCAGCGATGAAATTCACTGCGACATAACTGATCCTGGTGCCAGCTACGTGCCATTTATCAGCGTGAGTGAGGAGTGCAAAAACAACTCCATCACGTGTATCTCGCCAACAAAGGCCTTTAATATAGCAGGACTACAAAGCTCAGCCGTCCTCACGCCAAACGAGCACATCAGAGCGAAGATGAACGCGGCGATAAACTACGATGAGGTCGGCGAGGCAAATGCCTTTGCGATCATCGCCGCTATTGCTGCATTTAACGAGGGTGAAGCGTGGCTTGATGAGCTTAGAGAGTATCTTTTTGAAAACAAAAAGGTCGTTGCAAACTTCATAAAAGAGCAAGGCTTACCAGTGAAGCTCTTGCCATCGAGTGCGACCTATCTTTTGTGGCTTGACTGCAGTGCGTTTTGCGAGGATTCGAGCGAATTTATGAATTTCTTGCGCGACAAAGCTGGACTTTGGCTAAATGACGGTAACGCTTACAGAGGAGATAGATTTTTCCTTCGTATGAATATCGCAACGCAGCGCGAAAGGGTGCTTGAAGGGCTAAAACGCTTGCAAAATGGGATAAATTTATACACTTCAAAGAGATAA
- a CDS encoding PepSY-associated TM helix domain-containing protein encodes MLFKRNKIIFNIHLIIGLIATIPLLIMTLAAPFASYREEIKSAINEKYINLAPSEKPNLSLSEILAKAKNEIKFDTLENVQISGENKAYSISVTKDKKPLNFFIDPRSGEVISEDLGEKTRMIILSLHRNLGLALLDSKVPANIGKQIVAISSIIMALLAISGLILYAPAIKRNLLNSLKIKTNAKGYACFYSLHTSLGTYVAILLVVMSLTGLYWSYGWVRNSVNSVFFELKPSQAQRAMPQRNLIPISDEKFKEIETAEQIFKDNVTLELKSLTINVPENNQSTYTINYETSESQVGKLKLDASAGKIKENKLVSKADSIPEAKKAGRKVLSLHTGEMFGEVGQIVFAISCVIAVLLIITGFLMTIKRSKAV; translated from the coding sequence ATGCTTTTCAAGCGTAACAAAATCATTTTCAACATCCACCTAATAATCGGTCTAATCGCGACTATACCGCTGCTTATCATGACACTTGCAGCGCCATTTGCCTCTTATAGAGAGGAGATCAAATCTGCGATAAATGAAAAATATATAAATTTAGCGCCTAGCGAAAAGCCAAATTTAAGCTTAAGCGAGATCCTCGCCAAAGCAAAAAACGAGATCAAATTTGACACGCTTGAAAACGTGCAAATCAGCGGCGAAAACAAAGCTTATAGTATCAGTGTCACTAAAGACAAAAAGCCATTAAATTTCTTCATCGATCCACGTAGCGGCGAGGTGATCAGCGAAGACTTGGGCGAGAAAACTCGCATGATAATACTAAGCCTACATAGAAATTTAGGCCTTGCCCTGCTTGATAGCAAAGTCCCAGCCAACATCGGCAAGCAAATAGTCGCCATTAGCTCCATCATCATGGCGCTTCTTGCCATCAGCGGACTCATCCTCTACGCACCAGCGATCAAGCGAAATTTACTAAATTCACTAAAGATCAAAACAAACGCAAAGGGCTACGCCTGCTTTTACAGCCTCCACACGAGCCTTGGCACCTACGTGGCGATACTGCTTGTCGTGATGTCGCTAACTGGCCTTTACTGGTCTTATGGCTGGGTCAGAAATAGCGTAAATAGCGTATTTTTCGAGCTAAAACCAAGCCAAGCGCAAAGGGCAATGCCTCAAAGAAATTTAATCCCAATAAGCGACGAGAAATTTAAAGAGATCGAGACTGCGGAGCAAATTTTTAAAGACAATGTCACGCTAGAGCTAAAATCACTCACGATAAACGTGCCTGAAAACAACCAAAGCACCTACACCATAAACTACGAAACTAGCGAGAGCCAAGTGGGCAAACTAAAGCTTGACGCGAGCGCTGGCAAGATCAAAGAAAACAAGCTTGTTAGCAAGGCTGATAGCATCCCAGAGGCTAAAAAAGCAGGCCGCAAGGTGCTTAGCCTGCACACTGGAGAGATGTTTGGCGAGGTCGGTCAGATCGTCTTTGCTATCTCTTGCGTGATCGCAGTTTTACTAATAATAACTGGCTTTTTGATGACCATAAAAAGGAGCAAAGCCGTCTAA
- a CDS encoding TRAP transporter large permease has protein sequence MTIAFLFILLFALMLIGVPVAVSLGTSTVLTMIFFTDIDIATIPQLIFDGINKFSLMAIPMFILAGNLLSKGGSARRIIDFAKSMVGHLPGGLPMSAIFACIIFAAVSGSSPATVVAIGSIMFAAIKEAGYPKEYAVGGITTAGSLGILIPPSVVMIVYGVTAEVSIGKLFMAGVMPGLMLGAFMLVQTYVGAKKLGFKATKAEPLKVRVQKFAKAFWALLIVVVVIGGIYGGIFTPTEAAAASAVYALFISLFIYRDIKIRDLWDICLDSALTTAMIFFIIANAVVFAYLLTSEQIPQAIASMILDANIGMIGFLIFVNILLFIMGQFMEPSSVIMIMVPLLLPIATQLGVDPIHFGIILVVNMEIGMVTPPVGLNLFVASGLTNMNLKEVIMACLPWTLTLFFGLILVTYIPQISLWLPNIMYGH, from the coding sequence ATGACAATAGCATTTTTATTTATCCTACTTTTTGCACTGATGCTAATAGGCGTGCCAGTCGCGGTTTCGCTAGGTACAAGCACCGTTTTAACGATGATATTTTTTACAGATATCGACATCGCTACGATCCCACAGCTAATTTTTGATGGTATCAATAAATTTTCGCTAATGGCGATACCGATGTTTATCTTGGCCGGAAATTTACTAAGCAAAGGCGGCTCAGCAAGACGTATCATCGACTTTGCAAAGTCTATGGTCGGACACTTGCCAGGTGGCTTGCCTATGAGTGCGATATTTGCCTGCATCATCTTTGCAGCCGTCTCTGGAAGCTCGCCTGCGACGGTTGTGGCTATTGGCTCAATTATGTTTGCAGCGATAAAAGAGGCTGGCTATCCAAAAGAGTACGCAGTGGGCGGCATAACTACGGCTGGCTCGCTTGGAATTTTGATCCCACCTTCAGTTGTTATGATAGTTTATGGCGTAACTGCTGAGGTTAGTATCGGCAAGCTCTTTATGGCGGGCGTCATGCCTGGTCTTATGCTTGGAGCTTTTATGTTAGTTCAAACTTATGTTGGAGCAAAAAAACTTGGATTTAAAGCGACTAAGGCTGAGCCACTTAAAGTAAGAGTGCAGAAATTTGCAAAAGCTTTTTGGGCTTTGCTAATCGTCGTTGTGGTTATTGGCGGAATCTATGGAGGCATTTTCACTCCGACTGAAGCTGCTGCAGCAAGTGCGGTCTATGCGCTATTTATCTCACTTTTCATATATAGAGATATAAAGATAAGAGATCTTTGGGATATCTGCCTAGACTCAGCCCTTACAACAGCTATGATATTTTTCATCATCGCAAATGCCGTTGTTTTTGCATATTTGCTAACTAGTGAGCAAATCCCTCAAGCGATCGCTTCGATGATACTTGATGCAAATATCGGCATGATAGGGTTCTTGATATTTGTAAATATCTTGCTCTTTATCATGGGTCAGTTTATGGAGCCTTCAAGCGTTATCATGATCATGGTGCCACTCTTGCTTCCGATAGCTACGCAACTTGGCGTCGATCCTATTCACTTTGGTATCATCTTGGTTGTAAATATGGAGATAGGTATGGTGACCCCGCCTGTTGGACTAAATTTATTTGTCGCAAGCGGTCTTACAAATATGAACTTAAAAGAGGTCATAATGGCGTGCTTGCCATGGACGCTAACCTTGTTCTTTGGCCTTATCTTGGTTACTTATATACCGCAAATTTCACTTTGGCTACCAAACATAATGTATGGACATTAA
- a CDS encoding GGDEF domain-containing protein, with protein sequence MRKISLYSALKIILCAVFSIHAFYLCIFSLMGEEILAVTNVFSVAIYFFLVRLICDSSENSKLVMVILQLEILFHTLVCILTLGWGYGFELLFLATSLILFFTSLSYRTFNYIIIVIQILLLIACYWYLEGQPIRYFDKFKDILFIFNLSMVCIFSVIISYLLESSNLFIFLSILEEKEMAKNILNHDPLTGLLNRASMQQILNQKELYENRDFAIVMCDIDNFKKINDTYGHGAGDAVLKSLSGIFKSTFRDEDRVARFGGEEFLAVVTGIKKDAAVNVVERVRETLNKNIVEFENIKINATMTFGVVAHDGTGEFSLEKMIKQADELLYVGKRNGKNIVMSADYDPKG encoded by the coding sequence ATGCGTAAAATTTCACTATATTCGGCTTTGAAGATTATTCTTTGTGCAGTCTTTTCTATCCATGCTTTTTATCTTTGCATATTTTCATTAATGGGCGAAGAAATTTTAGCAGTTACAAATGTATTCTCAGTGGCAATCTATTTTTTTCTTGTAAGGCTCATTTGCGATAGCTCTGAAAATAGTAAACTTGTAATGGTTATACTTCAGTTAGAAATTTTATTTCACACATTGGTTTGTATTTTAACGCTTGGCTGGGGATATGGTTTTGAACTTCTATTTTTGGCGACTTCATTGATATTATTTTTTACTTCACTTAGTTACAGAACCTTTAACTACATAATAATTGTAATCCAAATACTTTTACTAATAGCTTGTTATTGGTATCTAGAGGGTCAACCTATAAGATATTTTGATAAGTTTAAAGATATACTTTTCATTTTTAACTTAAGCATGGTTTGTATATTTTCAGTCATTATCTCATACCTTTTAGAAAGTTCAAATTTATTTATATTTTTAAGCATTTTGGAAGAAAAAGAAATGGCTAAAAATATCCTAAATCACGATCCGCTAACCGGTCTTTTAAATCGCGCTTCGATGCAGCAAATTTTAAACCAAAAAGAACTTTATGAAAATAGAGATTTTGCAATCGTGATGTGTGATATAGACAATTTTAAAAAAATAAACGATACCTATGGCCACGGTGCAGGAGATGCTGTTTTAAAAAGTTTATCAGGCATATTTAAAAGCACCTTTAGAGATGAAGATAGGGTGGCTAGATTTGGTGGCGAAGAATTTTTAGCTGTTGTTACAGGTATCAAAAAAGATGCTGCTGTAAACGTAGTAGAGCGTGTAAGAGAGACTCTTAATAAAAACATAGTTGAGTTTGAAAATATAAAAATAAATGCAACTATGACATTTGGAGTTGTTGCGCATGATGGCACAGGTGAGTTTAGCTTAGAAAAGATGATCAAGCAAGCTGACGAGCTACTTTATGTAGGTAAGCGAAATGGTAAAAATATCGTTATGAGTGCGGATTACGATCCAAAAGGATAA
- a CDS encoding DIP1984 family protein gives MKLAQALILRSDTQKRIEQLKVRLLSNAKTQENESPSEDPELLLKELDKLTSELFTLICSINLTNSSAKFDGMSLTEMIAKKDALVLKANVLREFATSASQKVDLYSNSEIKILSTVDVSALQKQVDAISKEIRELEMKLQEANWSVDLVE, from the coding sequence ATGAAACTAGCTCAGGCTCTCATACTAAGATCTGACACGCAAAAGCGCATCGAACAGCTAAAAGTTAGGCTACTTAGCAACGCAAAAACGCAGGAGAATGAAAGTCCAAGCGAGGATCCAGAGCTGCTTTTAAAGGAGCTTGACAAGCTAACAAGCGAGCTTTTTACGCTCATTTGCTCTATAAATTTAACAAACTCAAGTGCTAAATTTGATGGCATGAGCCTCACTGAGATGATCGCTAAAAAGGATGCTTTGGTGCTAAAAGCAAACGTACTTAGGGAGTTTGCCACGAGTGCTAGTCAAAAGGTCGATCTCTACTCAAACAGCGAGATCAAAATTTTAAGCACGGTCGATGTGAGCGCACTTCAAAAGCAAGTAGATGCGATTTCAAAAGAGATCAGAGAGCTTGAGATGAAGCTTCAGGAAGCAAACTGGTCGGTTGATCTAGTAGAGTAA
- a CDS encoding DctP family TRAP transporter solute-binding subunit, translated as MKFLQALLFTCAISGLAFGADKVYTIKFAHVVAASTPKGKAADFFAKRAEELSGGKIKVQVFPSAQLLDDDRVFGALKLGNVQMAAPSFSKFTPIVPQFQLFDLPFIFKDADHLHKVQDGAVGEELKGLVTKKGFVALDYWDAGFKHFSSSKKPILVPEDAKGQKFRIQSSKVLEEQIKAIGGNPQVLPFSEVYSALQQGVVDATENPLSNFYNSKFHEVQSSLTLSHHGYLGYLVIMSDKFWNKLPDDLKANVKQALSEATAYEREETAKEDAHVIAELEKYIAETKKLEIFKIDDAQKAEWEKTMQAIYPKFYDVIGKELIEKTIETK; from the coding sequence ATGAAATTCTTACAAGCTTTACTTTTTACATGTGCCATCAGTGGCTTAGCATTTGGTGCTGATAAGGTCTATACGATCAAATTTGCTCACGTTGTCGCAGCTTCTACGCCAAAGGGTAAGGCAGCTGACTTTTTTGCAAAGCGTGCTGAAGAGCTAAGTGGCGGCAAGATAAAAGTTCAAGTCTTCCCATCAGCACAGCTTCTTGATGATGACAGAGTTTTTGGCGCGTTAAAACTTGGCAACGTTCAAATGGCAGCTCCAAGTTTTTCAAAATTTACACCTATCGTGCCGCAGTTTCAGCTATTTGACCTGCCTTTCATCTTTAAAGATGCAGATCACCTTCACAAGGTTCAAGATGGCGCAGTTGGCGAGGAGCTAAAAGGCCTTGTGACTAAGAAGGGCTTTGTAGCGCTTGATTACTGGGATGCTGGATTTAAGCACTTTAGCTCAAGCAAAAAACCGATCCTTGTTCCAGAAGATGCAAAAGGACAAAAATTTAGAATCCAAAGCTCAAAAGTGCTTGAAGAGCAGATCAAAGCGATCGGTGGCAACCCGCAAGTTCTGCCATTTTCAGAGGTTTATTCTGCGCTTCAACAAGGCGTAGTTGATGCGACTGAAAACCCACTATCAAATTTCTATAACTCTAAATTTCACGAGGTTCAAAGCTCGCTTACACTTTCACACCACGGATATCTAGGCTATCTAGTCATTATGAGTGATAAATTTTGGAACAAACTACCAGATGATCTAAAAGCAAATGTAAAACAAGCTCTAAGCGAGGCTACAGCTTACGAGAGAGAAGAGACAGCTAAAGAGGACGCTCACGTTATAGCCGAGCTTGAAAAATATATAGCAGAGACTAAAAAGCTAGAAATTTTCAAGATCGATGATGCACAAAAAGCTGAGTGGGAGAAGACTATGCAGGCTATCTATCCTAAATTTTACGACGTCATCGGCAAAGAGCTTATAGAAAAAACAATCGAGACAAAATAA
- a CDS encoding phosphotransferase, translating into MQNLKQYVNEILKNHHDERVFSFEFDGQKFWLKRIEKSIEGSFLTKIFKPNPYRSFAAEIKKLEILNEANAPAPKLVLKSDEFFVIEDVGEPVARLFKYSTDENFKHEILLKAARALAGLHALNFAHGRPALRDIAIKNGEINFLDFESKFFSDDLELRKCRDLLVFIHELYRQKISNELVKEAIDEYIKANGSEIYEHSLRLIVKFKPLYYLLRPFKFLDKKDLNAAISTFELLLPATKSKITS; encoded by the coding sequence ATGCAAAATTTAAAACAATATGTAAATGAAATCTTAAAAAACCACCATGATGAGCGTGTATTTAGCTTTGAATTTGATGGGCAAAAATTTTGGTTAAAACGCATTGAAAAGAGCATCGAAGGCAGCTTTTTAACTAAAATTTTTAAACCAAACCCTTATAGGTCATTTGCTGCTGAGATAAAAAAGCTTGAAATTTTAAACGAAGCAAATGCTCCTGCGCCAAAACTAGTGCTAAAAAGTGATGAATTTTTCGTTATAGAAGATGTTGGCGAGCCAGTTGCTAGACTATTTAAATATAGTACCGATGAAAATTTTAAGCATGAAATTTTGCTAAAAGCAGCCCGCGCATTAGCTGGACTTCACGCACTAAATTTCGCGCACGGACGCCCAGCACTTAGGGATATCGCCATAAAAAATGGCGAGATAAATTTTCTTGATTTTGAGTCAAAATTTTTTAGCGATGATCTAGAGCTTAGGAAGTGCCGTGATCTGCTAGTTTTCATCCACGAGCTCTACCGACAAAAAATTTCAAACGAGCTTGTAAAAGAGGCGATCGATGAGTACATTAAGGCTAATGGCAGCGAAATTTACGAGCACTCTTTGCGCTTAATAGTGAAATTTAAACCACTTTACTACCTGCTAAGACCGTTTAAATTTTTAGACAAAAAAGATCTAAATGCGGCTATTTCAACATTTGAGCTACTTTTGCCAGCCACAAAATCCAAAATCACTTCTTGA
- the sodB gene encoding superoxide dismutase [Fe] — translation MFELRKLPFDANNNAVVSAKTCEYHYGKHHATYVANLNNLIKDTKFANASFYEILRNSEGGLYNNVAQVYNHDFYWDCITKKSEMSSELKAAIEANFANFKEEFLKAATTLFGSGWAWLVFDPSSKKLEIVQTSNAKTPVSDGKVPLLVVDVWEHAYYIDNFNARPKYLETFYENINWEFVSKAYEWALKEGLGSVEFYTKELHK, via the coding sequence ATGTTTGAACTAAGAAAACTTCCGTTTGACGCAAACAACAACGCAGTAGTAAGTGCTAAAACCTGTGAATACCACTACGGCAAGCACCACGCAACCTATGTTGCAAATTTAAACAATCTCATAAAAGATACAAAATTTGCTAACGCTTCATTTTACGAGATCCTAAGAAATAGCGAAGGCGGCCTTTACAACAACGTCGCTCAAGTTTATAACCACGACTTTTACTGGGACTGCATCACTAAAAAAAGCGAGATGTCAAGCGAGCTAAAAGCTGCGATCGAGGCAAATTTCGCAAATTTTAAAGAGGAGTTTTTAAAGGCAGCTACAACACTTTTTGGCTCAGGCTGGGCGTGGCTTGTATTTGACCCAAGCAGCAAAAAACTAGAGATCGTGCAAACTAGCAACGCAAAAACTCCAGTGAGCGACGGCAAAGTGCCACTTCTAGTCGTTGATGTTTGGGAGCACGCTTACTACATCGACAACTTCAACGCTCGCCCAAAATACCTAGAGACATTTTATGAGAACATAAACTGGGAATTTGTAAGCAAAGCTTACGAGTGGGCGCTAAAAGAGGGCCTTGGCTCAGTTGAGTTTTACACAAAAGAGCTACATAAATAA